A single window of Sphaerodactylus townsendi isolate TG3544 linkage group LG05, MPM_Stown_v2.3, whole genome shotgun sequence DNA harbors:
- the LOC125433425 gene encoding basic proline-rich protein-like encodes PPPPPPPTPPPPHPPPPPPPPPPTPPPPHPPPPPPPPPPTPPPPHPPPPPPPPPPTPPPPHPPPPPPPPPPTPPPPHPPPPPPPPPPTPPPPHPPPPPPPPPPTPPPPHPPPPPPPPPPTPPPPHPPPPPPPPPPTPPPPHPPPPPPPPPPTPPPPHPPPPPPPPPPTPPPPHPPPPPPPPPPTPPPPHPPPPPPPPPPTPPPPHPPPPPPPPPPTPPPPHPPPPPPPPPPTPPPPHPPPPPPPPPPTPPPPHPPPPPPPPPPTPPPPHPPPPPPPPPPTPPPPHPPPPPPPPPPTPPPPHPPPPPPPPPPTPPPPHPPPPPPPPPPTPPPPHPPPPPPPPPPTPPPPHPPPPPPPPPPTPPPPHPPPPPPPHPPPPPPPPPPTPPPPHPPPPPPPPPPTPPPPHPPPPPPPPPPTPPPPHPPPPPPPPPPTPPPPHPPPPPPPPPPTPPPPHPPPPPPPPPPTPPPPHPPPPPPPPPPTPPPPHPPPPPPPPPPTPPPPHPPPPPPPPPPTPPPPHPPPPPPPPPPTPPPPHPP; translated from the exons cccccacccccccccccccccacccccccccccccccacccccccccccccccacccccccccccccccacccccccccccccccacccccccccccccccacccccccccccccccacccccccccccccccacccccccccccccccacccccccccccccccacccccccccccccccacccccccccccccccacccccccccccccccacccccccccccccccacccccccccccccccacccccccccccccccacccccccccccccccacccccccccccccccacccccccccccccccacccccccccccccccacccccccccccccccacccccccccccccccacccccccccccccccacccccccccccccccacccccccccccccccacccccccccccccccacccccccccccccccacccccccccccccccacccccccccccccccacccccccccccccccacccccccccccccccacccccccccccccccacccccccccccccccacccccccccccccccacccccccccccccccacccccccccccccccacccccccccccccccacccccccccccccccacccccccccccccccacccccccccccccccacccccccccccccccacccccccccccccccacccccccccccccccacccccccccccccccacccccccccccccccacccccccccccccccacccccccccccccccacccccccccccccccacccccccccccccccacccccccccccccccacccccccccccccccacccccccccccccccacccccccccccccccacccccccccccccccacccccccccccccccacccccccccccccccacccccccccccccccacccccccccccccccacccccccccccccccacccccccccccccccacccccccccccccccacccccccccccccccacccccccccccccccacccccccccccccccacccccccccccccccacccccccccccccccacccccccccccccccacccccccccccccccaccccccccccccccca cccccccacccccccccccccccacccccccccccccccacccccccccccccccacccccccccccccccacccccccccccccccacccccccccccccccacccccccccccccccacccccccccccccccacccccccccccccccacccccccccccccccacccccccccccccccacccccccccccccccacccccccccccccccacccccccccccccccacccccccccccccccacccccccccccccccacccccccccccccccacccccccccccccccacccccccccccccccacccccccccccccccacccccccccccccccacccccccccccccccacccccccccccccccacccccccccccccccacccccccccccccccacccccccccccccccacccccccccccccccacccccccccccccccacccccccccccccccacccccccccccccccaccccccc